Proteins found in one Micromonospora sp. WMMD1082 genomic segment:
- a CDS encoding cation-translocating P-type ATPase, which translates to MTSLGGLARRLRPPVPVPPVVSDASRGVGAAATRLARAVGLTSRRVWSRPGRHHIEVHGVCQDGGDTLARQVETALERLPGVHWARVNAPSGRVVVAVDTPGPKVRELVATIARVERACPHEPDPEIPPPHPPEEGPRTPRTLGALASDALGLTISAATRILPVTPVPAEVSGLLTAIDLHPKLHALAGLGLRRDPRADVLFPLTEAVVQGLTGGWTGIVLDGAQRIVQWGEGLAQQRAWEKAEPQLTGEPDRAVARTPAYERPCPKPDSTVERYINRMLGGGAAAFAAAAPVIGPKRAAALGLSALPKAPGSGREGYAAHLGRILAKRGVIAMDRSVLRELDRIDTLVLDARMLGSDRGVLADLAPLSGADTSQVAARAFTLFEPAAPTDVRQLDGWRLGPLDRLDARDPGDTDDSRRLRGRGGNLLGLTQGDVLTAVLRVEPEPAPGVEALPAVARQAGLRLVVAGGDSQRHASADALVPGGDRLAESVRTLQREGAMVMVVSGDRAALAAADCGLGLAGPEEPPPWGAHLLVGTDLRVVALIIEAAGVARRMTAQNLRIGLAGTGLGALGAFTADPALLPGRALASVNGAAALAFAHGVWRAGRLSERTGSPAPAITAWHLMPVPTVLDQLGTERDGLTDTEAERRRAAGSGETSGPGGLLRAFVDELANPLTPVLAAGAVLSASFGSLVDAALVGGVVGGSALVGAVHQRNTEKSLAALLSRSAVTARVRRNGAERVVPADDLVPGDVIVLESGDAVPADCRVLESVGLEADESSLTGESLPVTKTDQPVVAAAVAERLSMAYEGTTIAAGRGIAVVVATGADTEAGRSLALARQAPPVSGVEARLGRLTRAAIPLAAGSAVAVAGAGLLRGVPLAQTAATAANLAVASVPEGLPFLVSAAQLAAARRLAEHGALVRNPRTIEALGRVDVLCFDKTGTLTEGHLLLAGVGDADGYAPVEQLDDRLRRTLATALRATPAAEDPEELSMQTDRAVLRGARAAEVREQDGAPDWRAAGGLPFEPSRGYHATVGETGGHLLLSVKGAPETVLPRCAARRTAGRDEPLDDAGRAELQRLLGERAGAGHRILAVAECTVGDPNITDDRVRGLVFTGFLALADGVRASAAPAVRRIRQAGVHTIMITGDHPATAEAIAATISDGDAQRVVTATELDELDDDALAERLAATDVVARCTPAHKVRIIQALQKCGRTVAMTGDGANDAPAIRLADVGIALGQRGTPAARAAADLVVTDDRLETIIATLVEGRAMWSSVRHALSILVGGNLGEIAFSVLTAAATGRAALNGRQLLLVNLLTDMAPALAIAVRPPGDDHADGLLREGPDSSLGQTMTREIGLRAAATTLGATAGWTLARYTGRPRRAGTVALVSLVGTQLGQTVLAGGTSPTVLASTAASFGVLAAVVQTPGLSQFFGCTPLGPVGWTIATGSALGATLANGALTRLVARLPQVDSGSPNGSTPAGETEPADKPEPADKAEPADEAGQADKAGKAEPADKAGKAGPADKAGLS; encoded by the coding sequence ATGACGTCCCTTGGCGGCCTCGCCCGCCGCCTCCGACCACCCGTGCCCGTACCGCCGGTGGTGAGCGACGCCTCCCGCGGCGTCGGCGCCGCCGCCACCCGGCTGGCCCGCGCGGTCGGGCTGACCAGCCGGCGGGTGTGGTCCCGCCCGGGACGGCACCACATCGAGGTGCACGGCGTCTGCCAGGACGGCGGCGACACGCTGGCCCGCCAGGTCGAGACCGCGCTGGAGCGGCTGCCGGGGGTGCACTGGGCCCGCGTCAACGCGCCCTCCGGACGGGTGGTCGTCGCGGTCGACACGCCGGGACCGAAGGTACGCGAGCTGGTCGCCACCATCGCCCGGGTGGAACGCGCCTGCCCCCACGAGCCGGACCCGGAGATCCCGCCGCCGCACCCGCCCGAGGAGGGACCGCGCACCCCGCGTACCCTCGGCGCCCTCGCCTCCGACGCGCTCGGCCTGACCATCTCCGCGGCCACCCGGATCCTGCCCGTCACCCCGGTCCCGGCCGAGGTCTCCGGCCTGCTCACCGCCATCGACCTGCACCCGAAGCTGCACGCCCTCGCCGGCCTCGGCCTGCGCCGTGACCCGCGCGCCGACGTCCTGTTCCCGCTCACCGAGGCGGTGGTGCAGGGCCTCACCGGTGGCTGGACCGGGATAGTGCTCGACGGGGCGCAGCGGATCGTGCAGTGGGGTGAAGGGCTGGCCCAGCAGCGCGCCTGGGAGAAGGCCGAGCCCCAGCTCACCGGGGAACCGGATCGCGCCGTGGCCCGCACCCCGGCCTACGAGCGCCCCTGCCCGAAGCCGGACAGCACCGTCGAGCGGTACATCAACCGGATGCTCGGCGGCGGGGCGGCCGCCTTCGCCGCGGCGGCGCCGGTGATCGGCCCGAAGCGGGCCGCCGCCCTGGGCCTGTCCGCGCTGCCCAAGGCGCCGGGCAGCGGGCGCGAGGGGTACGCGGCCCACCTCGGCCGGATCCTCGCCAAGCGCGGCGTCATCGCGATGGACCGCAGCGTGCTGCGCGAACTCGACCGGATCGACACGCTCGTCCTGGACGCCCGGATGCTCGGCTCCGACCGGGGCGTACTGGCCGACCTGGCCCCCCTGTCCGGTGCCGACACGTCCCAGGTGGCGGCGCGGGCGTTCACCCTCTTCGAGCCCGCCGCGCCGACCGACGTACGCCAGCTCGACGGCTGGCGGCTCGGCCCGCTGGACCGCCTCGACGCGCGCGACCCCGGCGACACCGACGACAGCCGGCGGTTGCGCGGACGCGGTGGCAACCTGCTCGGCCTCACCCAGGGTGACGTCCTCACCGCGGTGCTGCGGGTCGAGCCGGAGCCGGCACCCGGCGTCGAGGCCCTGCCGGCCGTCGCCCGACAGGCCGGCCTGCGACTCGTCGTGGCCGGCGGTGACTCCCAGCGGCACGCCTCCGCCGACGCGCTGGTGCCCGGCGGCGACCGGCTGGCCGAGTCGGTGCGCACCCTGCAACGCGAGGGCGCGATGGTGATGGTCGTCTCCGGCGACCGGGCGGCGCTGGCCGCGGCGGACTGTGGGTTGGGCCTCGCCGGTCCGGAGGAACCGCCGCCGTGGGGGGCGCACCTGTTGGTCGGCACGGACCTGCGGGTCGTCGCCCTGATCATCGAAGCGGCCGGGGTGGCCCGGCGGATGACGGCGCAGAACCTGCGCATCGGGCTGGCCGGCACCGGCCTCGGTGCGCTCGGCGCCTTCACCGCCGATCCCGCGTTGCTGCCCGGCCGCGCCCTCGCCTCGGTCAACGGCGCGGCGGCGCTGGCCTTCGCGCACGGCGTCTGGCGGGCCGGCCGGCTCTCGGAACGGACCGGTTCACCGGCGCCCGCGATCACCGCCTGGCACCTGATGCCGGTGCCCACCGTCCTCGACCAGCTCGGCACGGAGCGCGACGGGTTGACCGACACCGAGGCCGAGCGGCGGCGGGCCGCCGGATCGGGCGAGACCTCCGGTCCGGGCGGGCTGCTCCGCGCCTTCGTCGACGAGTTGGCCAACCCGCTCACCCCGGTACTCGCCGCCGGTGCCGTGCTCTCCGCCAGCTTCGGCTCGCTGGTCGACGCCGCCCTGGTCGGTGGGGTGGTCGGTGGATCCGCGCTGGTCGGCGCGGTGCACCAGCGCAACACCGAGAAGTCACTGGCCGCGCTGCTGTCCCGCTCGGCGGTGACCGCCCGGGTCCGTCGCAACGGCGCCGAACGGGTGGTCCCCGCCGACGACCTCGTCCCCGGTGACGTGATCGTGCTCGAATCCGGCGACGCCGTACCGGCCGACTGCCGGGTGCTGGAATCCGTCGGGCTGGAGGCCGACGAGTCCTCCCTGACCGGCGAGTCGCTGCCGGTCACCAAGACCGACCAGCCGGTGGTCGCCGCTGCCGTGGCCGAACGCCTGTCGATGGCGTACGAGGGGACCACGATCGCCGCCGGGCGCGGCATCGCCGTGGTGGTGGCCACCGGCGCGGACACCGAGGCCGGACGCAGCCTCGCCCTGGCCCGGCAGGCCCCACCCGTCAGCGGCGTCGAGGCTCGGCTGGGCCGGCTGACCCGTGCCGCGATCCCGCTGGCCGCCGGATCGGCGGTGGCGGTGGCCGGCGCCGGGCTGCTGCGCGGCGTACCGCTGGCCCAGACGGCCGCGACCGCCGCGAACCTGGCCGTCGCCTCGGTGCCCGAGGGACTGCCGTTCCTGGTCAGCGCCGCCCAGCTGGCCGCCGCCCGGCGGCTCGCCGAGCACGGCGCGCTGGTCCGCAACCCGCGCACCATCGAGGCGCTGGGCCGGGTCGACGTCCTCTGCTTCGACAAGACCGGCACCCTCACCGAGGGGCACCTGCTGCTGGCCGGGGTGGGCGACGCCGACGGGTACGCCCCGGTGGAGCAGCTCGACGACCGGCTGCGGCGGACCCTCGCGACGGCGTTGCGCGCCACACCGGCGGCCGAGGACCCGGAGGAGCTGTCCATGCAGACCGACCGCGCGGTGCTGCGGGGCGCCCGCGCCGCGGAGGTACGCGAGCAGGACGGTGCGCCGGATTGGCGGGCCGCCGGCGGCCTGCCGTTCGAACCGTCACGCGGCTACCACGCGACCGTCGGCGAGACCGGGGGCCACCTCCTGCTCAGCGTGAAGGGCGCGCCCGAGACGGTGCTGCCCCGCTGCGCCGCCCGCCGCACCGCCGGCCGGGACGAGCCGCTCGACGACGCCGGCCGCGCCGAACTGCAGCGGCTGCTCGGCGAGCGCGCCGGTGCCGGGCACCGGATCCTGGCGGTGGCCGAGTGCACGGTCGGCGACCCGAACATCACCGACGACCGGGTACGCGGCCTCGTCTTCACCGGCTTCCTGGCGCTCGCCGACGGGGTACGCGCCAGCGCCGCGCCGGCCGTGCGCCGGATCCGCCAGGCCGGCGTGCACACCATCATGATCACCGGTGACCACCCGGCGACCGCCGAGGCGATCGCCGCCACCATCAGCGACGGGGACGCGCAACGGGTCGTCACCGCCACCGAACTCGACGAACTCGACGACGACGCCCTCGCCGAGCGGCTCGCCGCCACCGACGTGGTGGCCCGCTGCACCCCGGCGCACAAGGTCCGCATCATCCAGGCGTTGCAGAAGTGCGGGCGGACCGTCGCGATGACCGGCGACGGCGCCAACGACGCGCCCGCCATCCGGCTGGCCGACGTGGGCATCGCCCTCGGTCAACGGGGCACCCCGGCGGCGCGCGCCGCCGCCGACCTGGTGGTCACCGACGACCGGCTGGAGACCATCATCGCCACCCTGGTCGAGGGCCGGGCGATGTGGTCCTCGGTCCGGCACGCGCTGAGCATCCTGGTCGGCGGCAACCTCGGCGAGATCGCGTTCAGCGTGCTGACCGCCGCCGCCACCGGCCGGGCCGCGCTCAACGGGCGCCAACTGCTGCTGGTCAACCTGCTCACGGACATGGCACCCGCGCTGGCCATCGCCGTCCGGCCGCCCGGCGACGACCACGCCGACGGCCTGCTCCGCGAGGGGCCGGACAGCTCGCTCGGCCAGACCATGACCCGCGAGATCGGGCTGCGGGCCGCCGCCACCACGCTGGGCGCGACCGCCGGCTGGACGCTGGCCCGCTACACCGGCCGACCGCGGCGGGCCGGCACCGTGGCCCTGGTCTCCCTGGTCGGTACGCAGCTCGGGCAGACCGTGCTGGCCGGCGGCACCAGCCCGACCGTGCTCGCCTCGACCGCCGCGTCGTTCGGCGTCCTGGCGGCGGTGGTGCAGACACCCGGGCTGAGCCAGTTCTTCGGCTGCACCCCGCTGGGACCGGTCGGCTGGACCATCGCCACCGGTTCCGCGCTCGGCGCCACCCTCGCCAACGGAGCCCTTACCCGGCTGGTCGCCCGGCTACCCCAGGTCGACAGCGGGTCGCCCAACGGATCGACGCCAGCCGGTGAGACCGAGCCCGCCGACAAGCCTGAGCCAGCCGACAAGGCCGAGCCGGCCGACGAAGCCGGGCAGGCCGACAAGGCTGGCAAGGCCGAGCCGGCCGATAAGGCTGGCAAGGCCGGGCCGGCCGACAAGGCTGGGCTGAGCTGA